The genomic segment CGACCCAAAGGACGGCAAGATCAATGGCATTGTCGATCTGAAAGGTCTGATGGCCTATGGCCCGGCCATTACGCAGCGCATTGATGTGCTGAACGGCATTGCCTTTAATCCGGAAACCAAACACCTGCTGGTCACCGGTAAATACTGGCCGGCTCTGTTTGAGATCGAACTGATCGACAAGGCGACAGGTAAACCCTATGAGTTCCGGTAACCTTATGATCAAGAAAGTAAAATGGCTCCCGCTTTTTCTGCTTCTGGCGGCCTGTCAGCCGAAACCGCCGGAGCGCGAAGCGCTTCAGGTTCTATCGGGCGGTGCCACCCATGCGTTTCAGGTGGAAATCGCGGATGACGAACAGGAACGCGAAACCGGGCTGATGAACCGCGATAACCTGCCGGCCGGGCAGGGGATGCTGTTCCTGTTTCCGGATGCTCGCGAACGCGCCTTCTGGATGAAGAATACGCACATACCGCTTGATATTCTTTATATTTCCAAGTCAGGCGAGGTGATTTCCATTCAGAAAAACACGATGCCAATGAACGAAACGCCGCTGCATTCGTTCGGCCCGGCGGCGGCGGTTCTGGAAATCAATGGCGGTCAGGCAGATGCCTTGGGGATCAAGCCGGGCGACCGCATTACGCACCGCTTCTTCGAAGGCAAGGGGCCGATGCCGCAATAGACGCTTGTTCTGTGGGTGGTGTGTAAAACGGCTTGCGGAACCGGCTATGAAGTGGCATGTAGCGCGCCTTGCCTGCGGGCAGGGTGTCGGGGTGTAGCGCAGCCTGGTAGCGCAGCTGTTTTGGGTGCAGCAGGTCGGAGGTTCGAATCCTCTCGCCCCGACCATCAAAAGAAAAGGGACTGCCCATTGGGCAGTCCCTTTTCTTTTGATCATCCGGAGCTTGGTTCGACCCGATAAGAGGTTCGACGGCCAGTGATGATCATTTTGCCGGAGGCACAATGATCACACGCAGACGCGGCGGAGCGAAGCGGAGCCAATCTCTCGCCTGACTCGGGCGCAATACCCTGTCTCAATTTCCCGATACATCCGCGGCGACTCTGCGTTATCCTGTAACCCGTGGGAGGGATGCCATGAACGGAAAGCGTGGGTTTTTACTGGTCATAGCCATCGTTGTACTTTGCGGCTCGCTTTGGGCCGTCAAGCCTTGGGAGTCGGGCGCGGCAGACCTTCAACAGGTACGCAAAGAGCGACTGAGCCATATCCGGGCGTCCTTGACTCAAAACGACCTGCAACTGGGCCAGCCCATACTCGTCCGCATCTTCAAGGAAACGGATGAACTGGAGCTTTGGGTCAAGTCGGGGACAAAATACCAACTCTACAAAACCTTTCGGATCTGTAGCTGGTCCGGTGCTCTCGGTCCCAAACAGAAAGAAGGGGATGGGCAGTCACCCGAAGGCTTTTATAGCGTCTCACGTGCGCAGATGAAACCCGATAGCCAATACCATCTGGCTTTCAACCTCGGCTATCCGAATGCTTTTGATCGAGCCAACGGCCGAACCGGCAGTTATCTGATGGTCCACGGCAAATGTGCCTCAATCGGCTGTTATGCCATGACTGATAAAGGGATTGAGGAAATCTGGTTGATAGCTGATGAGGCCTTGAAAGGGGGGCAGACCGCCTTTCAGGTGCACGTTTATCCATTCCGCATGACCGACGCGAATATAAAACGCCATATGGGTTCGCAGTGGTTGGGCTTCTGGACGGACCTGAAAGCGGGTTATGACCGGTTTGAGCAAAATCACGCCGACCTAAATGTTACGGTCGTCCATAAAAGATACAGGGTCGCCCCATGAACCGCGCCATAGCCGTCCTCTCAGGTCTCGCTGCGCTTCTGCTGCTCACCGCCGGTGCGCCGTTACGTGGGCCGCTGACCGATCCGGAGTGGGTGGTCTGGGGGGCAGGGGTGGCGGCTTTTGTGGTCGTGATGCTGGGTTTATTGGCGGTGTTAAAGCGGGGCATACTGCACGCGCTGGTGCATCTGATGGTCGTGGCCCTTCTGACCATCGCCGCCAGTTGGATGATCCAGCACGCGCAGAAGGCGGTTGTGGATCGGCTGGTCATCTGTCTTTTAGGCCTCGGTGTGCTGACCGTATGGACGCTGTGGGCCGCCAGCGGCTTTGCCGTCGGCAAGCGGCCACCCAATTCCGACGACGACAGCTTCCTGCCGCTTTAGATCGGGATGGTTTTAAAGGGGAGCCTGATCCCGATCTAAAATTTTGTTTTGTCGCGATATTTTTGTCGAAAACCGCTCAAACTTTTCGACATATCGCTTTAGCGCTTCCGGCCTTTGTAGTTTTCCGACCAGCTTATGATCGGCAGCACCGGAATCCCCCACAGTATGCCGGACAGGCCGTAATACAGCAGGTGCACCCAATCGTTGTCGGGCAGCCTTTCGCCAATGCTGGAAACGATCACCACATAGACGGCCAGAAACACCACAATGCCGATACAGGCGATGACGCGGCGCACCGGCAAGCTGAGACCCTTTGTCGCATCTTCGCTCATTGATTGACCCGCCTCACTTCTTGACGTTCACTTTTTCGATGGCGCGCGTCAGGTGAAACAGCGCCAGAAGACCGGCCGAGCCCGCGCCGGCGGCTCGGAGCGTTGTGTAGAAGCGATCCGGATAAATATCGAGAATATGGATGAAAAACGTCATCAGGATCGCCCCGAAAATGCCCACAAACATATTGATGATGGCGCTATAGCGGCTCCTGGTCAGGTTGTTGGCGATCCAACCGACGATGAACCCCGTCATACCGGCCAGAATCCAGTCCTGAACACCCATTTGTGGAACCTTTCACATTTTTCCGTCGCGCATCGCTTGAATTTCACCCCTCCCTGTGGGCAAATCAAAACGCACGGCCAATGCCTATTACAGGTTATTTCGCCGCAGTTGAACAGGTCCGCCCGACGGAACCCAACAATTATTTTTCAGTGAGGCGTAACGGTGAGGCTTCCGCTCAAATCTCCTTCCGTGGCCATCTGGCTCTCTATCGTGGCCGCTATGGTCGTGCTGATCGTTATGGTCGGTGGCGCCACCCGCCTGACCGGCTCAGGCCTGTCGATCACCGAATGGAAGCCCATCCACGGCGTAGTGCCGCCGCTGAATGACGCCCAATGGGCCGAAGAATTCACCAAGTACCAGCAGATACCGCAGTACAAGCAGGTGAATGCGAACATGTCCGTGGAGCAGTTCAAATTCATCTTCTGGTGGGAGTGGGGTCATCGCCTGCTGGGTCGCCTGATTGGTGCCGCGGTCCTGATCCCCTTTATTGTCTTCCTGTTTATGCAGGCCATTCCGCAGCGCCTGATCTGGCGCTGCGCCTTACTCGTCGGGCTGGTCGGCGTGCAGGGGACGATTGGCTGGTGGATGGTGCATTCGGGGCTGGCCAACCGCATCGACGTCGCCCCCGAACGCCTGATGACACACCTCAGTCTGGCCCTGGTCATTATGATCTTTGCCATATGGACGGCCAACGAAGCCCTTCACGGCCAATCGCGCGGGCATGGCGCGCCCGGTGGATGGGTCGCCGCCGTCGCCGGTCTCTTTGGCCTGACCTTCCTGCAATCCATGCTGGGCGCGCTGGTCGCCGGTAACGATGCCGGGCTGGTCTATAATGACTGGCCGCTGATGGGCGGGCGCATCGTGCCCTTTGTCGATTACTCCAAAGGCCTGTGGCACGTGTTCGTCCACGATCAGGGCATGGTGCAGGTCCTGCACCGCTTCAATGCCTATATCCTGCTGCTCTACGCCACGGCTCTGGTCCTGTGGCTGTGGCGGCGCTGCCTCGATGACGGTATGCGCCTGATCGCCGCCGCCTTCGGTGTGCTGGTCTGGTGTCAGGCCGCCCTCGGCGTCGCGACCCTGTGGACCAATGTGCACATTGCCTTCGGCCTTCTGCATCAGTTGGGCGCCGTCGGGCTGCTCATTCTGGCCACCCTGCTGCTGTGGAAGGTCGCCCGCGCCGATCGCGACTTCCGCCGGCGGAATTTCTAGGGTGAGTAAAGACGCAGGGGCCACAGGCCCCTGCACCCCACACCTATCCGCGCTCAAACTGAGATACAGCGTGTGAGGGAAGGATTGTTTGGGGGCGAAGCCCCACCTTTTTAACGTCAAACACGCACCGATGTTCGCTGTTTAAACACCCAGTGATGGGGTGCGGGGGCTTTGAAGTGCGCTACCGCTTCGCTGTTTGAGCGCAGGCCCCACGTCTTTCTTACCTCTTGACGGCTTCCGTGCTGAACCGATCCCACGGGCCGGTGATGGCCAGCGTCCAGCCGGGGTTTTGCAGGTTGACGAACATGGTTGAGCCGTCGGGCGAGAAGCACACCCCGGCCCATTCTGAATTGGTCGGTTCGGCATTGCGGGCGAAGGTGGTGACCTTGCCCTCGCGGGTGATGATCTTCAGGTGGTTTTTCAGCGTGTCGGAATAGCGGTCTTCGCAGGCAAAGAGCTGACCGCGCGGCGAGACGACGATATTGTCCACATAGTCGAACAGCAGGTCGTTGTTCGGCTCGGCAAAGAGCTGGATACGGCCGGGGGCGCGGGCCTCCTGAGGCGTGCCTTCGTGGGGGCTGGGCACATAGCGCATGATCTGGCCGTTTTCACCGGGACCGCCGGAGGTGCAGGTGAAGTAAAGCTCGCCCTCGCCGAAGAAGATGCCTTCTTCGCGCGCGAACTGGGCCGCGCCCTTGGCGTGGGCGCGGGTGCGCAGATCGTTATTGGGGCTTTCGACCTCGTCGAGATCGACCCATTCGCTTTCGAACCAGTCCCCCTGCTGCCAGAAGATGGCGGTCTTATTATCGGTCAGGGCGTGCGGCTTGCCCTTGATGACCAGCGCCTGCAACTTGCCGCCTTCCAGAAGCTTGCCCGGCACCTTGGGGATGAAGCGATAGAAGGCCGAGTCCCCAGCGTCTTCGGTCAGATAGACGATGCCGGTCTTGGGATCGACGGCCACGGCCTCGTGCTCGAAGCGGCCCATCGCCTTGATCGGTTCGGCCTTGACGAGGCCATCGGCGCGCGCCGGCACTTCGAAGACGTAGCCGTGGTCCTTGCCAACGCCGTTGGGGGCCTTTTGCGAGCTTTCCTCGCAGGTCAGCCACGAGCCCCAAGGCGTCGGGCCGCCCGCGCAGTTGGTCGAGGTGCCAACCAGCGACAGGTGATGGCTGACCAGCTTCTGTTCCTTGATATTATAGACCAGCGTGGTCGTGCCGCCGTGCAGCGGGCGACCGTCGGGGGCGAAGTCATAGACCTTGGCCGCCTCAACCTTGCCGAACAGTTCGTTCTGCGCGCCGAACGGGCCCATCTTGCTGAGGCTGTGCTTGATTTCGTGGTTACGCACCAGCAGCACCGTGTCCGGGCCGTGCGGGAAACAGGCCATGCCATCGTGCTTACCCGGCACGATCAGGCCGTCGCTCATGGTTTCGCCCTGACGCGAGAAGATGCGGTAGGAGAAGCCAGAGGGCAGGTCGGCGATACCGTTGGGGTCCTTCACCAGCGGGCCATAGCCTTCGATTTGATTGACATAGGTGTCGGGCGCATTTTCGGTCAGGCGGTGGGCCGCGGCGGCCTTGCTGATCCACAGCGCCATGCCGGTAAAGGCCGCAGAGGTGGCCAGAGACGAAGAGAGGAGGGTGCGGCGGGACAGCGACATGGAAACACCTTTGCGCGTAAGGGACAATACCGTTTGGAATCGGATGGGGCTTATGTAAAGACAAGCGAGCACAGAATTATGACGATTTGATACGGTAATTTGATACCCAATTCAAAAACCCCAATAAAAACAATTGTCTGTCTCAATTTTTGTCAAAAATAACTGTTGACGCGGCCATTTGCCTCGTCTATACGCTCCCGACTTTTCCGGCGGTGGCGTCTGTCACGGCGGGAAGCACCCGTTTCAAACCCGGATTTCACCAAAGGAATCTCCCATGCTTACCTCTGCGACCGCGGCGCTCAAGCCCGCCAATGTCGAGAAGAAGTGGATCGTGATTGACGCCCAGGACGCCGTTGTCGGCCGTCTGGCTTCCTTCATCGCCATGCGTCTTCGCGGCAAACACAAGCCGGACTATACGCCGCACGTCGATTCCGGCGACTACGTCATCGTCATCAATGCCGACAAGGTGCACTACACCGGCAAGAAGCTGACGGACAAGATCTTCTACTGGCACACCGGTCACCCCGGCGGCGTCAAGCAGCGCACCATGGGTCAGATCCTCAGCGGCAAGTACCCTGAGCGCGTCCTGACCAAGGCGGTTGAGCGTATGCTGCCCAAGGAATCGCCGCTGGCCCGCGCCCAAATGACCCACCTGCGTGTCTACGCCGGTTCGGAGCACCCCCACGAAGCTCAATCGCCGGAAGTCATCGACTTCAAGGCCCTGAGCCGCAAGAACGTCCGGAGCGTCTAAGAATGTCTGAAGTTCAAGCTCAAGGCCTCGAAGCCCTCGCTTCCCTGTCGTCGAACCCTGAAAATGCGCCGGTTGAGCGCGTTCAGCAACTCGACAAGTACGGCCGCGCCTATGCCACCGGCAAGCGTAAGAACGCCGTCGCCCGCGTCTGGATCAAGCCGGGTTCGGGCAAGTGGATCATCAATGACCGCGCGCAGGAAGTCTATTTCGCGCGTCCGGTTCTGCGCATGATGATCGCTCAGCCGCTGAACCTGACCGACCGTGCGTCGCAATTCGACGTCATCGTCTCGGTCCACGGTTCGGGTCTGTCGGGTCAGGCCGGCGCCATCCGTCACGGCCTGTCGAAGGCTCTGACCTATTATGAGCCCGCCCTGCGCCCGGCGCTGAAGGCGGCTGGCTTCCTGACGCGCGACTCGCGTGTCGTCGAGCGTAAGAAGTACGGCCGCGCCAAGGCTCGTCGTTCCTTCCAGTTCTCGAAGCGTTAATCGAGGTCTTGGGGGAAACGTCGTTTCCCCCAAGTGCCCCCTTCCGGAATACGGAGAAAAACACCCTCGGGGCAGCCCGACGGGTGTTTTTTGCTTTTTTCAGGGCTGTTTTCCCAATAAGACGCTCTGACTTCATACCTCCCCAACGTGTTGGGGAGGGGACCGCACGAGCTTGCGAAGCAAGCGAGATGTGGGGGTGGGGTATCTTTCGTCCGCTGACCAAGGAGCGTATCATGTCCCATAAGGTTTTCATCGACGGCGAAGCCGGCACCACCGGTCTGCAAATCCGCGAGCGGCTGGAAAAGCGCCCGGAGATCGACCTGATCCGCCTGAGCGATGATCGCCGCAAGGACACCGAGGCCCGTCGCGAAGCGCTCAATGCCGCCGATGCCGTCATCCTCTGTCTGCCCGATGAGGCCGCTAAAGAAGCTGTCGCCCTGATCGAAAACCCGGACGTGGTGGTGATTGACGCTTCGACGGCGCACCGCGTCGCTGAGGGCTGGACCTACGGCTTCCCCGAAATGACCGAGGATCAGCGCGATCTGATCCGGGCTTCAAAGCGCATCAGCAATCCCGGCTGCCACGCCACCGGCTTCATTGCCCTGACGCGGCCTCTGGTCGAGCTGGGCGTCCTGCCGCCCTTCTTTCCGATGGTGGCCACGTCGCTGACCGGCTATAGCGGCGGCGGTAAGGCGATGATTGCGGAGTTCGAAAGCGGGCAGGGGCGCGAACGCATCTATGCCACCGGCCTGACGCACAAGCACCTGCCGGAAATGCAGCTCTATGCCGGGCTGGAAACCGCGCCGATCTTTTCGCCGACCGTCGCCAATTTTGCGCAAGGCCTGATTGTCGAGGTGCCGCTGCACCTGTGGGCCCTGCCGGATGCGCCTGACCTGCCCACCATCTACAACATCCTCAGCGCCCACTATGCCGGTGAACCCTTTGTGCGCGTCGCTTCGCCCGAAGAGACCGCGGCGGCGACGTCCGTCAATGGCGATGCCTTACGCGACACC from the Asticcacaulis excentricus genome contains:
- a CDS encoding DUF192 domain-containing protein; translation: MIKKVKWLPLFLLLAACQPKPPEREALQVLSGGATHAFQVEIADDEQERETGLMNRDNLPAGQGMLFLFPDARERAFWMKNTHIPLDILYISKSGEVISIQKNTMPMNETPLHSFGPAAAVLEINGGQADALGIKPGDRITHRFFEGKGPMPQ
- a CDS encoding transglycosylase, which produces MGVQDWILAGMTGFIVGWIANNLTRSRYSAIINMFVGIFGAILMTFFIHILDIYPDRFYTTLRAAGAGSAGLLALFHLTRAIEKVNVKK
- a CDS encoding COX15/CtaA family protein; amino-acid sequence: MVVLIVMVGGATRLTGSGLSITEWKPIHGVVPPLNDAQWAEEFTKYQQIPQYKQVNANMSVEQFKFIFWWEWGHRLLGRLIGAAVLIPFIVFLFMQAIPQRLIWRCALLVGLVGVQGTIGWWMVHSGLANRIDVAPERLMTHLSLALVIMIFAIWTANEALHGQSRGHGAPGGWVAAVAGLFGLTFLQSMLGALVAGNDAGLVYNDWPLMGGRIVPFVDYSKGLWHVFVHDQGMVQVLHRFNAYILLLYATALVLWLWRRCLDDGMRLIAAAFGVLVWCQAALGVATLWTNVHIAFGLLHQLGAVGLLILATLLLWKVARADRDFRRRNF
- the argC gene encoding N-acetyl-gamma-glutamyl-phosphate reductase, with amino-acid sequence MSHKVFIDGEAGTTGLQIRERLEKRPEIDLIRLSDDRRKDTEARREALNAADAVILCLPDEAAKEAVALIENPDVVVIDASTAHRVAEGWTYGFPEMTEDQRDLIRASKRISNPGCHATGFIALTRPLVELGVLPPFFPMVATSLTGYSGGGKAMIAEFESGQGRERIYATGLTHKHLPEMQLYAGLETAPIFSPTVANFAQGLIVEVPLHLWALPDAPDLPTIYNILSAHYAGEPFVRVASPEETAAATSVNGDALRDTNQLLIHVFGQEDGDTANLVAVFDNLGKGASGSAVQNLNLVLGLEETAGLL
- a CDS encoding alkaline phosphatase PhoX, producing the protein MSLSRRTLLSSSLATSAAFTGMALWISKAAAAHRLTENAPDTYVNQIEGYGPLVKDPNGIADLPSGFSYRIFSRQGETMSDGLIVPGKHDGMACFPHGPDTVLLVRNHEIKHSLSKMGPFGAQNELFGKVEAAKVYDFAPDGRPLHGGTTTLVYNIKEQKLVSHHLSLVGTSTNCAGGPTPWGSWLTCEESSQKAPNGVGKDHGYVFEVPARADGLVKAEPIKAMGRFEHEAVAVDPKTGIVYLTEDAGDSAFYRFIPKVPGKLLEGGKLQALVIKGKPHALTDNKTAIFWQQGDWFESEWVDLDEVESPNNDLRTRAHAKGAAQFAREEGIFFGEGELYFTCTSGGPGENGQIMRYVPSPHEGTPQEARAPGRIQLFAEPNNDLLFDYVDNIVVSPRGQLFACEDRYSDTLKNHLKIITREGKVTTFARNAEPTNSEWAGVCFSPDGSTMFVNLQNPGWTLAITGPWDRFSTEAVKR
- the rplM gene encoding 50S ribosomal protein L13, which encodes MLTSATAALKPANVEKKWIVIDAQDAVVGRLASFIAMRLRGKHKPDYTPHVDSGDYVIVINADKVHYTGKKLTDKIFYWHTGHPGGVKQRTMGQILSGKYPERVLTKAVERMLPKESPLARAQMTHLRVYAGSEHPHEAQSPEVIDFKALSRKNVRSV
- a CDS encoding L,D-transpeptidase family protein; the encoded protein is MNGKRGFLLVIAIVVLCGSLWAVKPWESGAADLQQVRKERLSHIRASLTQNDLQLGQPILVRIFKETDELELWVKSGTKYQLYKTFRICSWSGALGPKQKEGDGQSPEGFYSVSRAQMKPDSQYHLAFNLGYPNAFDRANGRTGSYLMVHGKCASIGCYAMTDKGIEEIWLIADEALKGGQTAFQVHVYPFRMTDANIKRHMGSQWLGFWTDLKAGYDRFEQNHADLNVTVVHKRYRVAP
- the rpsI gene encoding 30S ribosomal protein S9, which translates into the protein MSEVQAQGLEALASLSSNPENAPVERVQQLDKYGRAYATGKRKNAVARVWIKPGSGKWIINDRAQEVYFARPVLRMMIAQPLNLTDRASQFDVIVSVHGSGLSGQAGAIRHGLSKALTYYEPALRPALKAAGFLTRDSRVVERKKYGRAKARRSFQFSKR
- a CDS encoding DUF2842 domain-containing protein, whose translation is MSEDATKGLSLPVRRVIACIGIVVFLAVYVVIVSSIGERLPDNDWVHLLYYGLSGILWGIPVLPIISWSENYKGRKR